From Leptospira venezuelensis, a single genomic window includes:
- a CDS encoding sodium-dependent bicarbonate transport family permease: MADSAIIQNILNPPVLFFFLGMGVIIFKSDLVIPEALSKFFSMYLLFAIGFKGGHELYKTPFSSEHALTLLACSIMATLVPIYAYYILKIKLEKHNAAALAGSFGSISAVTFVTAGAYLHNLNIEYGGFIVAGMALMESPAIVIAVILDRLSKNKANGGGSINWKALLHEALFGSSIYLLVGALIVGYLTGDSGWNAEKPFTEDLFKGILTFFLLDMGISAAKRFKELTHVGFFLIAAAILLMVINASVGLLLTKVIHMPEGDALMFVVLCASASYIAVPAAMKDMIPEANPSIYLTVALSIVFPINIILGIPLYHYLVKAIM; this comes from the coding sequence ATGGCAGATTCGGCGATTATACAGAACATACTTAACCCACCGGTACTGTTCTTCTTTTTAGGAATGGGAGTCATCATCTTCAAATCGGATTTGGTGATCCCTGAAGCTTTATCGAAATTCTTTTCGATGTATCTACTTTTCGCAATCGGATTCAAGGGAGGCCATGAGCTTTACAAGACCCCTTTTAGCTCCGAACATGCATTAACTCTATTAGCATGTAGTATCATGGCAACCCTGGTGCCAATCTATGCATATTATATTCTAAAAATCAAATTAGAGAAACATAACGCCGCCGCCTTGGCGGGATCCTTTGGATCAATTAGCGCAGTAACGTTTGTAACTGCTGGTGCTTATCTTCATAATTTGAATATTGAATACGGCGGTTTTATCGTAGCTGGTATGGCTCTTATGGAATCTCCTGCAATCGTTATCGCGGTTATCCTGGACAGACTTTCTAAGAACAAGGCAAACGGTGGCGGATCTATCAACTGGAAAGCTCTTCTTCACGAAGCGCTATTCGGATCTTCTATCTATCTCTTAGTAGGTGCTTTGATAGTAGGTTACTTGACCGGGGACAGCGGCTGGAACGCTGAGAAACCGTTTACTGAGGACTTATTTAAAGGAATCTTAACATTCTTCCTTTTGGATATGGGAATCTCTGCAGCAAAAAGATTCAAAGAACTTACTCACGTTGGTTTCTTCCTAATCGCTGCAGCGATTTTATTAATGGTGATCAACGCGAGCGTAGGATTACTTCTCACTAAAGTAATTCATATGCCAGAGGGAGATGCGCTAATGTTTGTAGTTCTTTGCGCTTCCGCATCTTATATTGCGGTTCCTGCGGCAATGAAGGATATGATCCCGGAAGCAAATCCGAGCATCTATCTTACGGTGGCATTATCCATCGTATTCCCGATAAACATTATCCTCGGGATTCCATTGTATCACTACTTAGTTAAAGCTATCATGTAG
- a CDS encoding Mrp/NBP35 family ATP-binding protein, translating into MAGKLQPIDIQRELTKIKHPELKKDIVSLGMIGSLEIGEEETSIIVKTPSQDRRVQIGLEAQIRQTLSKKEGVGKVKIKFEVDPKMTLDDSNKILGVKKVIAIGSGKGGVGKSTVTVNLASAAAAMGYKVGVMDADIYGPSIGKMFGVNGKVALKAEEDKIYPLEKDGLKIISFSFLIEEKQPVVWRGPMLGKAVEQFLYDIVWGELDFLFIDLPPGTGDVQLSLAQLIDLDGAILVTTPQTVALLDANRAASMFQQVKVPILGVVENMSEFVCPNCGHASAIFSKGGGQKLADSADTKFLGGVPLTMDVMSAGEAGKPLVFQEPEGIIAKSYKNILQNLAEEIKKWE; encoded by the coding sequence ATGGCCGGTAAACTCCAACCAATCGATATCCAAAGAGAACTCACAAAGATCAAACATCCGGAGCTAAAAAAAGACATAGTCTCTCTAGGAATGATCGGCTCTCTTGAAATCGGAGAAGAAGAAACAAGTATCATAGTAAAAACCCCTAGCCAAGACAGAAGGGTACAAATCGGGTTAGAAGCACAAATCCGTCAGACACTTTCTAAAAAAGAAGGAGTCGGAAAAGTAAAGATCAAGTTCGAAGTAGATCCTAAAATGACCTTGGACGATTCCAATAAGATCCTTGGAGTCAAAAAGGTAATCGCGATCGGTTCCGGAAAAGGTGGGGTCGGAAAATCCACAGTCACAGTAAACCTTGCATCTGCAGCAGCTGCGATGGGATATAAAGTGGGAGTGATGGATGCAGATATCTATGGACCTTCTATCGGAAAAATGTTCGGAGTCAACGGTAAGGTCGCGCTCAAAGCAGAAGAAGATAAAATTTATCCATTAGAAAAAGACGGACTGAAGATCATCTCTTTCTCTTTTTTAATAGAAGAGAAACAACCTGTAGTGTGGCGGGGTCCAATGTTAGGAAAGGCGGTAGAACAATTTCTGTATGATATCGTCTGGGGAGAACTAGACTTCTTATTTATAGATCTTCCACCGGGAACAGGAGATGTACAATTGTCTCTTGCCCAACTCATAGATTTAGACGGAGCAATTTTGGTAACCACACCACAAACAGTCGCACTTTTAGATGCAAATAGAGCAGCATCTATGTTCCAACAAGTCAAAGTACCGATACTAGGTGTAGTGGAGAATATGAGTGAATTTGTGTGTCCAAATTGTGGACATGCTTCTGCAATTTTTTCAAAGGGCGGAGGTCAAAAATTAGCTGATTCTGCCGATACAAAATTCCTGGGAGGGGTCCCACTTACTATGGATGTAATGAGTGCAGGAGAAGCAGGAAAACCTTTGGTTTTTCAAGAACCTGAGGGAATTATCGCAAAATCCTATAAAAACATACTCCAAAATCTGGCTGAAGAGATAAAAAAGTGGGAATAA
- a CDS encoding UbiX family flavin prenyltransferase, with translation MRLVLAMAGASGSIYAARFLRALMEIPGETWFVPSPASIRVFREEYEANVQTGEDVLELVRKKWNPKQIHKFHLRKFEDIGADIASGSNIWDGMVVVPCSMKTVAAIRTGITENLIERAADVSLKERRKLILVPRETPYNRIHLENMLALHDAGAIIAPASPGFYQMPKSLEDLGDFMATRIFRLLGREIDLYPRWSP, from the coding sequence TTGAGACTAGTACTCGCAATGGCTGGAGCAAGCGGCTCCATCTATGCTGCCAGGTTTTTAAGAGCACTTATGGAAATTCCAGGAGAGACTTGGTTTGTTCCTAGCCCTGCTTCTATCCGAGTCTTTAGGGAGGAATACGAGGCAAATGTCCAAACGGGAGAAGACGTCCTAGAGCTTGTGCGTAAAAAATGGAATCCTAAACAAATTCATAAATTTCATCTTCGTAAATTCGAAGATATCGGCGCCGATATTGCCTCCGGTTCAAACATTTGGGACGGGATGGTTGTAGTTCCATGTTCTATGAAAACCGTTGCGGCCATTCGCACCGGTATCACTGAAAATTTAATTGAAAGAGCAGCTGACGTATCTCTTAAAGAAAGAAGAAAGCTCATCCTAGTTCCTAGAGAAACTCCTTATAATCGGATCCATCTAGAGAATATGTTAGCTCTTCATGACGCAGGTGCAATCATTGCTCCTGCGTCTCCTGGTTTTTACCAAATGCCTAAAAGTTTAGAAGACCTGGGAGATTTTATGGCTACTAGGATTTTCAGACTATTAGGAAGAGAGATAGATCTTTATCCGCGTTGGAGCCCTTAA
- a CDS encoding LIC11612 family fibronectin-binding protein: MNFFPKFEIKKLGALILLAGLVLLGPSLQTQSSSAERKDSPIGLVVYCPLQSEKETPFDFERTLGLWYKRYKQQKINEGGGAILLVSAPYLPKTSEEIERLKKNLGAEIIFTGHHSVLPKKETTEPSKKVKKKKVLKKKKKPASKETNPNPEQPEKLTPRKPEDPKPIEETSESKPKEQTSETKAKVSKKKKSKKKVPKISAKKQPVIPPGILTVKEEGGMNFVFYSPSPESIQNDEKNPSPWIADFKSQFSKTFESQIFHFLLAQDPSEKPNEDLNPIAVGLSNFKLELSDSLPSIVLLSSPRALRFFNGEYSFGCGATPGSLKISILELFFRNGRLIRINEEVQTLNSKESNKSWILE; encoded by the coding sequence ATGAATTTTTTTCCAAAATTCGAGATCAAAAAATTAGGCGCGCTGATTCTTTTAGCAGGCCTAGTTCTTTTAGGACCTTCTCTCCAAACCCAATCTTCTTCGGCCGAAAGAAAAGATTCTCCTATCGGACTCGTGGTTTACTGTCCTTTGCAGTCGGAAAAAGAAACTCCATTTGATTTCGAAAGAACCTTAGGTCTATGGTACAAAAGGTATAAACAACAAAAGATCAATGAAGGTGGAGGAGCAATCTTACTCGTCTCTGCTCCTTATTTGCCTAAAACCTCAGAGGAAATCGAAAGACTGAAAAAAAATCTTGGCGCTGAGATCATCTTCACCGGTCATCATTCTGTACTTCCCAAAAAGGAAACTACTGAACCTTCGAAAAAGGTAAAAAAGAAGAAGGTTTTAAAAAAGAAAAAGAAACCTGCGTCCAAGGAAACAAATCCAAATCCTGAACAGCCAGAAAAGTTAACTCCGAGGAAACCGGAAGATCCTAAGCCGATAGAAGAAACCTCCGAAAGTAAACCTAAGGAGCAGACTTCTGAAACCAAAGCAAAAGTTTCTAAGAAGAAAAAAAGCAAAAAGAAAGTACCTAAAATTTCTGCTAAAAAACAGCCGGTGATCCCACCAGGAATTTTAACGGTTAAGGAAGAAGGCGGAATGAACTTTGTATTCTATTCTCCTTCTCCAGAATCAATCCAAAACGACGAAAAAAATCCGTCTCCTTGGATTGCAGATTTTAAAAGCCAGTTCTCAAAAACTTTCGAATCTCAGATATTCCACTTTTTACTCGCACAGGACCCGAGTGAAAAACCGAACGAGGATCTGAATCCTATTGCGGTAGGTTTGTCTAATTTCAAATTAGAACTTTCGGATAGTTTACCTTCTATCGTTCTTTTATCTTCTCCAAGAGCTTTGCGTTTCTTTAATGGAGAATATAGTTTTGGATGCGGGGCGACTCCTGGTTCCTTAAAGATCAGCATTTTAGAGTTATTTTTTAGAAATGGAAGATTGATCCGGATTAATGAAGAAGTCCAAACCTTAAATTCTAAAGAATCAAACAAATCCTGGATCTTAGAATAA
- a CDS encoding helix-turn-helix domain-containing protein, which translates to MKQSRSRIRNTFFTNIYFRFLILFFLGIIGANFLIAAPTLPNAEIIRLNPSSPVENISSKMEYRYRGYQFRHCKPETISSLHQLEWHHNAGNVLRLKRSQSGNWLRFKLANDGTEQLYRTLVLLWLNVPDAELCSVDSRGKFEAGFAGYDLDPIWNDFISPLPHFNIRLEPKEERTFYLYVLSNEDINFPVRLLSEDDYMVIVRLRSVLFLSVGFVLFLAFAYNLYLYYKSKKALFLALPLHLLSVGATLYFLHGKEFASIVGNENNLFRHNYFLFLGITHIAFFFYLAAWNKENAGIVYRSPFFWLVCFAGVLYPLIPLYQFWYDHRILVLVLNYGCMLFYFGKTHISSIRNNTVYEMFFISVWGIFLLLDLYKTIFHFDFYPYNRMAVYGVLYYLPPLTVFVSLLSREILRRKEDEGSNRKTHLSSLDVKDFVVKIESLLEKEKIYLTKSLKEEHMAKELGITIHQLSELINTEFKTNFPSLINQYRVEEAKVLLNEFPDENTTEIGAKAGFSSRSAFYLEFKKLTGTNPNSYRKESSGRGA; encoded by the coding sequence ATGAAACAATCCCGATCAAGAATCCGAAATACTTTCTTCACAAATATCTATTTTCGATTCTTGATCTTGTTCTTCCTAGGTATCATTGGAGCAAATTTTTTAATTGCAGCCCCCACTCTTCCAAACGCGGAGATCATTCGATTAAATCCTTCTTCCCCTGTTGAAAATATTAGCTCTAAAATGGAATACAGGTATAGAGGATACCAGTTCCGACATTGTAAGCCCGAAACAATTTCTTCTCTCCATCAGTTGGAATGGCATCATAATGCGGGAAATGTATTACGTTTGAAAAGAAGCCAATCAGGAAATTGGCTTAGGTTTAAACTTGCGAATGACGGAACGGAACAACTTTACCGGACCTTGGTACTACTTTGGCTGAACGTTCCCGATGCGGAACTTTGTTCAGTTGATTCCAGAGGGAAGTTCGAGGCAGGATTTGCCGGTTATGACCTGGATCCTATCTGGAACGATTTTATTTCTCCACTTCCTCACTTTAATATACGTTTGGAACCTAAGGAAGAAAGGACCTTCTACCTTTACGTTCTGTCCAATGAGGACATTAACTTTCCGGTTCGATTATTATCAGAAGACGATTATATGGTGATCGTTAGATTGAGATCTGTTCTGTTCTTAAGTGTTGGATTTGTGCTGTTCTTAGCATTCGCTTATAATTTATACTTATACTATAAATCAAAAAAGGCTTTGTTTTTGGCCTTACCTCTTCATTTGCTCTCAGTAGGGGCCACTCTCTATTTTTTACATGGAAAAGAATTTGCGTCGATCGTAGGAAATGAGAACAACCTATTTCGTCATAATTACTTCCTGTTTCTAGGGATCACTCATATTGCTTTCTTCTTCTATTTGGCTGCATGGAATAAGGAAAATGCAGGTATAGTTTATAGATCTCCATTTTTCTGGCTGGTTTGTTTTGCAGGGGTTTTATATCCGCTTATTCCACTCTATCAATTCTGGTACGATCATAGAATATTAGTTTTAGTGCTGAATTACGGATGTATGTTATTTTATTTTGGAAAGACTCATATTTCTTCCATTCGAAATAATACGGTCTATGAAATGTTCTTTATCTCTGTCTGGGGAATCTTTCTACTTCTGGATTTGTACAAAACAATTTTCCATTTCGACTTCTATCCTTATAACAGAATGGCGGTTTATGGAGTATTGTATTACCTGCCCCCTTTAACTGTATTCGTGTCTTTACTATCCAGAGAAATATTGAGAAGAAAAGAAGACGAAGGTTCTAATCGTAAAACCCACCTTTCTTCCTTGGATGTAAAGGACTTTGTAGTTAAGATAGAATCATTACTGGAAAAGGAAAAAATTTATCTTACCAAGTCTTTAAAAGAAGAACATATGGCCAAAGAACTTGGGATTACGATCCATCAACTTTCAGAGTTGATTAATACCGAATTCAAAACGAATTTTCCATCTTTGATCAATCAATACAGGGTAGAAGAAGCTAAAGTATTGTTAAATGAGTTCCCGGATGAGAACACAACTGAGATTGGTGCGAAGGCCGGATTTAGTTCCAGATCAGCGTTCTATCTGGAATTCAAAAAGTTAACTGGAACTAATCCTAATTCTTATCGGAAAGAAAGTAGTGGAAGAGGTGCTTAA
- a CDS encoding alginate export family protein — MKLKIIYQIRSIRKISFILLFLAVGSQSVFSQPANKETVTAPSTPAPATVSAPQKSMAEEEDSYVSPMKTSGLTPDFTRSTFFEPELGKKVANHKKAWLNDWIRIGAYVRPRYEDRYNLGFDKSNKGYTSRAMQTSQVFFIIDPSPYFSAKVTFQDARVWGGETPASVGDVRANVFDGAGATTTSNPAAGSGTTIPSQTTLREAFIILKKLPLDAKVQVGRQILAYGDQRLLGGANWTMNGLSYDGARIMFDQDNYKIHFFGTKIAANQNGVNGVVSANAPVSITDPVTKKTTVVNPGQPDQYIVGTYNSVTAKDWFTLDVYSIGLLTKKTAIAGAKSDLDLYNNSWAKQQSDLITTGFRITNRTANNNLPKDGLWGAWDWAIESAWQSGATGQRNVKDPLLDSYVQQNVPGISGSGQSYGTQAQRYSGSMHILQTGYTFFEKLRAGFQYTYASGDNNRTDGSNGTFQTLTNPRFGVFPYWNNVAGLSENIDTKNLSSYNFNFSYKTDHYGTFYAAYIINNKVQTQDAWYAINGSANTGASTESNGVGQTTISVGGTGKNIYNEFDLTWMYVVNDYVSIWIGGGILTAGNAVKNQRNALYHYNLQPVGTESVGLHLNTGVATGANGTASQAHMFFFQVNAGF; from the coding sequence ATGAAACTAAAGATAATCTATCAAATTCGATCGATTCGCAAAATCAGCTTTATTTTGTTGTTTTTGGCGGTCGGATCTCAAAGCGTATTTTCTCAACCCGCAAACAAGGAAACTGTAACAGCACCGAGTACACCTGCACCGGCCACAGTTTCCGCACCTCAAAAGTCTATGGCAGAGGAAGAAGACAGCTATGTTTCTCCGATGAAAACTAGCGGTTTAACCCCTGATTTTACTAGAAGTACTTTTTTTGAACCCGAATTGGGAAAAAAAGTCGCGAACCATAAAAAAGCATGGTTGAACGACTGGATCAGAATAGGTGCCTATGTTCGCCCTAGATATGAGGACAGATACAACCTAGGATTTGATAAATCGAATAAAGGTTATACCTCCAGAGCAATGCAGACCTCTCAGGTATTTTTTATAATCGATCCTAGTCCTTACTTCTCTGCAAAAGTTACCTTCCAAGATGCAAGAGTATGGGGAGGGGAAACACCAGCTAGCGTTGGTGATGTTCGTGCAAATGTTTTCGACGGAGCAGGAGCGACTACAACTAGTAACCCTGCTGCAGGATCAGGAACTACCATCCCGAGCCAAACAACTCTTCGTGAAGCTTTTATTATCTTAAAGAAACTTCCATTGGATGCTAAAGTCCAGGTAGGTAGACAAATTTTGGCTTATGGAGATCAGAGACTACTTGGTGGCGCTAACTGGACCATGAACGGTTTGTCTTACGATGGAGCACGTATTATGTTCGATCAGGACAATTACAAGATCCATTTCTTTGGAACTAAAATTGCAGCCAATCAGAATGGTGTTAACGGAGTAGTTTCGGCTAACGCACCTGTAAGCATTACGGATCCAGTTACAAAAAAGACGACTGTAGTGAATCCTGGACAACCGGATCAGTATATTGTTGGTACGTATAACTCCGTAACTGCAAAGGATTGGTTTACTCTAGACGTTTACTCCATTGGACTTTTGACCAAAAAGACTGCGATTGCAGGAGCTAAATCTGACCTAGATCTTTATAATAACTCTTGGGCAAAACAGCAAAGTGATTTGATTACAACTGGCTTCAGGATCACCAACAGAACCGCAAATAATAATCTTCCTAAAGATGGTCTTTGGGGAGCTTGGGATTGGGCAATTGAAAGTGCGTGGCAAAGCGGTGCAACTGGACAGAGAAACGTAAAAGATCCTCTTTTGGATTCTTATGTTCAGCAGAATGTTCCGGGTATTTCCGGGTCTGGACAAAGTTACGGCACACAAGCTCAAAGATATTCCGGATCAATGCATATTCTGCAAACTGGTTACACTTTCTTTGAAAAATTAAGAGCAGGGTTCCAATATACTTACGCTTCTGGAGATAATAATCGCACAGACGGGAGTAACGGAACTTTCCAAACTCTTACTAACCCAAGATTTGGAGTATTTCCTTATTGGAATAACGTAGCAGGTCTTTCTGAGAATATTGATACTAAAAACTTAAGTTCTTATAATTTCAATTTCTCTTACAAGACTGATCATTACGGAACATTCTACGCGGCTTATATAATCAATAACAAGGTCCAAACCCAGGATGCTTGGTATGCAATTAATGGTAGCGCGAATACAGGTGCTTCTACTGAAAGTAATGGTGTTGGACAAACCACTATCTCTGTAGGTGGAACAGGTAAAAATATTTACAATGAGTTCGACCTGACATGGATGTACGTTGTTAACGATTACGTTTCCATTTGGATCGGTGGTGGTATCCTTACAGCAGGTAATGCCGTTAAAAATCAGAGAAATGCTCTCTATCATTACAATCTTCAGCCTGTCGGAACAGAATCCGTAGGGCTTCATTTAAACACAGGAGTTGCGACAGGAGCGAACGGAACAGCCTCTCAGGCTCATATGTTCTTCTTCCAAGTAAACGCGGGCTTCTAA
- a CDS encoding helix-turn-helix domain-containing protein → MGKEFFIWPDLGVYCGESFSTIRHSHFFSQICCSLNEGQVRLQGGNGEWRKYKTVFVPSRISHRTEQTSEKFIILLVDPLGIGEGIFRNQKIEMGEPGIEVGDQIPAQEIRDSFKEENPTRIRMRILELLNSVRSSQKPKVMDSRIQNSLPKIGLEESNLIEIAKGFGLSQSRFRHLFREETGITFSEYKIWTKIRKAVLYLSTQPQLVQAALEGGFADQAHFTRIFKNSFGLRPSDFFQKEENFAPRFFPD, encoded by the coding sequence ATGGGAAAAGAATTCTTTATCTGGCCTGATCTAGGTGTATATTGTGGAGAATCCTTTTCTACAATCAGGCATAGCCATTTTTTCTCCCAGATCTGCTGTTCACTAAACGAAGGACAAGTCCGTCTCCAAGGGGGTAACGGAGAATGGAGAAAATATAAAACTGTATTCGTACCTTCCAGAATATCTCATAGAACAGAACAAACGTCTGAAAAATTCATCATACTCTTGGTCGATCCCTTAGGAATTGGAGAAGGTATATTCCGAAATCAGAAAATAGAAATGGGAGAACCAGGGATAGAAGTTGGAGATCAAATTCCTGCGCAGGAGATCCGAGATTCATTTAAAGAAGAAAATCCAACTCGAATCCGAATGCGTATTTTAGAACTTTTAAATTCAGTAAGATCTTCTCAGAAACCAAAAGTGATGGACTCAAGAATCCAAAATTCTTTGCCCAAAATTGGTTTAGAAGAAAGTAATCTCATTGAAATTGCAAAGGGTTTCGGATTATCCCAGAGTAGATTTAGGCATTTATTTCGAGAGGAAACTGGTATTACTTTTTCCGAATATAAAATTTGGACAAAGATTAGAAAGGCCGTCTTGTATTTATCAACTCAGCCCCAATTGGTACAAGCAGCGCTCGAAGGCGGGTTTGCAGACCAGGCACATTTTACACGCATCTTTAAAAATTCATTCGGGTTAAGACCCTCTGATTTTTTTCAAAAAGAAGAAAATTTCGCTCCTCGTTTTTTTCCGGACTAG
- a CDS encoding DUF3703 domain-containing protein, with the protein MNWIMPKDWKIRYKQELDLSKKYKEEGNLNESWRHLERAHLIGQYYPAPHTGSHFRMLLFAIEQKDRKEILGQLLRVSLGWLGSWLNRIPVGNTGGANVPIMQPMPIPKDLLDLLTNADQEAKGLSGLKTRT; encoded by the coding sequence ATGAATTGGATAATGCCTAAAGATTGGAAGATAAGATACAAACAAGAACTAGATCTTTCTAAAAAATATAAAGAAGAAGGAAATCTAAATGAATCTTGGAGGCATTTGGAAAGGGCACACTTGATCGGGCAATATTATCCGGCACCACATACAGGGAGCCATTTCAGGATGTTATTATTTGCGATCGAACAAAAAGATAGAAAGGAAATTTTAGGACAACTTTTGAGAGTTTCCTTGGGTTGGTTGGGTTCTTGGTTGAATCGAATTCCAGTAGGAAACACTGGTGGGGCAAATGTACCTATCATGCAACCGATGCCGATCCCGAAAGATCTATTGGATCTTCTTACAAACGCAGATCAAGAAGCAAAAGGTTTGTCCGGATTAAAAACCCGAACTTAA
- the ychF gene encoding redox-regulated ATPase YchF: MSLNCGIVGLPNVGKSTIFNALTKAGAEMQNYPFCTIEPNKGIVEVPDTRLDRLVEIYKPQKKVPAIMEFVDIAGLVKGASQGEGLGNKFLSHIREVDAICHVVRAFEDENITHVHGKIDPVEDAQVVTMELIFADLESVEKQYQKISRNAKAGNKEAQEATALLDKIMAVLKEGKPARLADIKPEEQKLVKTFNLITSKPVLYVANITDKAAIAKDNPIVESVKKMAQAEGAEVVTLCGKFEEEISGLSKEEQLEFLSEIGETSSGLDRMIQAAYKLLGLVTFFTAGEVEARAWTTGVGSTGPIAASVIHSDFEKGFVRAEVMKFEDLDRTGSPNKVKEEGKLRIEGKEYIVQDGDVIFFRVNA; the protein is encoded by the coding sequence ATGAGCTTGAATTGCGGGATCGTAGGACTTCCAAACGTAGGAAAATCAACCATATTTAACGCATTGACTAAGGCCGGTGCCGAAATGCAAAACTATCCGTTTTGTACAATCGAACCAAACAAAGGAATTGTGGAAGTTCCAGACACAAGACTGGACAGGCTCGTAGAAATTTATAAACCCCAAAAGAAAGTCCCAGCTATCATGGAATTCGTGGATATCGCAGGACTTGTAAAAGGTGCAAGCCAAGGAGAAGGTCTTGGAAATAAATTTCTTTCCCATATCCGTGAAGTGGACGCGATCTGCCATGTAGTTCGTGCTTTCGAGGACGAAAATATTACACACGTCCACGGCAAAATTGATCCAGTAGAAGACGCGCAAGTAGTTACAATGGAATTGATATTTGCGGACTTAGAATCCGTAGAAAAACAATATCAAAAAATTTCCAGAAACGCTAAGGCCGGAAATAAAGAAGCTCAAGAAGCTACAGCACTTTTAGACAAGATCATGGCAGTTTTGAAAGAAGGAAAACCGGCAAGACTCGCTGATATCAAACCGGAAGAGCAAAAATTAGTCAAAACATTCAACCTAATCACTTCTAAACCAGTTCTTTATGTTGCGAATATTACAGACAAAGCAGCGATCGCAAAAGATAACCCGATTGTAGAGTCGGTAAAAAAAATGGCCCAAGCAGAAGGAGCAGAAGTAGTTACTCTCTGCGGAAAGTTCGAAGAAGAAATTTCAGGCCTAAGCAAAGAAGAACAATTAGAGTTCTTAAGCGAAATCGGAGAAACAAGCAGTGGATTGGATAGAATGATCCAAGCTGCCTATAAACTTCTGGGACTTGTAACATTCTTCACGGCCGGAGAAGTGGAAGCGAGAGCCTGGACCACAGGTGTTGGAAGTACAGGACCGATCGCGGCATCGGTAATCCATTCAGACTTCGAAAAAGGATTTGTTCGCGCAGAAGTTATGAAGTTCGAAGACCTGGATAGAACAGGAAGCCCGAACAAAGTTAAAGAAGAAGGTAAATTAAGAATCGAAGGAAAAGAATATATCGTCCAAGACGGAGATGTTATTTTCTTTAGAGTAAACGCTTAA
- a CDS encoding UbiA-like polyprenyltransferase, which translates to MASNTLAALGKYGRFIKFSHTLFALPFAGIAFVLAILQEPSLSLSAMGQKLFWILVCMVGARSAAMGFNRWADSKIDAKNPRTANREIPSGQISDFMAVIFIVGSALVFFMGSWFLNSLSFYLSFPTLFLLLTYSYTKRFTFLCHFYLGVTIGLAPLATWIAIREEFSWIAGFWTLGLAFNLAGFDILYALQDREFDKKEGLHSVPARFGEKNSFIISRISHILSISFLAVAAWYSGFQGAFWVFLIVVAYLLFREQKIASENKDGNFPPGFYQIHSWISLVIFLGILAETGPQLVSLFSRF; encoded by the coding sequence ATGGCTTCCAATACTCTTGCTGCTCTAGGTAAATACGGTCGTTTTATAAAATTCTCCCATACTTTATTCGCTCTTCCATTTGCTGGGATCGCATTTGTTCTCGCGATCTTACAAGAGCCAAGTCTTTCTCTTTCTGCTATGGGTCAAAAATTGTTTTGGATCTTGGTCTGTATGGTTGGTGCAAGAAGTGCTGCTATGGGATTTAATAGATGGGCGGATAGCAAGATTGACGCTAAAAATCCAAGGACTGCAAATAGAGAAATTCCTAGTGGTCAAATCTCAGATTTTATGGCAGTGATATTTATCGTAGGATCTGCTCTTGTGTTTTTTATGGGGAGTTGGTTCTTAAATTCACTTTCGTTTTATCTTTCCTTCCCTACCCTATTTCTTTTATTAACTTATTCTTATACAAAACGTTTTACTTTTTTATGCCATTTTTATCTGGGTGTAACGATTGGTCTTGCTCCTCTTGCAACTTGGATTGCTATAAGAGAAGAGTTCTCTTGGATTGCAGGATTTTGGACCCTAGGGCTCGCTTTCAATCTGGCAGGATTTGATATTTTGTATGCTTTACAAGATAGAGAATTCGATAAAAAAGAAGGGCTACATTCTGTTCCCGCTCGTTTCGGGGAAAAAAATTCGTTTATAATATCAAGAATTTCTCATATTCTATCTATTTCTTTTCTGGCCGTTGCTGCATGGTATTCTGGTTTTCAAGGTGCTTTCTGGGTATTTTTAATAGTTGTAGCATATTTACTATTTAGGGAGCAAAAGATCGCATCTGAGAACAAGGACGGAAATTTTCCACCAGGTTTTTATCAAATCCATTCTTGGATCTCTCTTGTTATCTTTTTGGGGATTTTGGCAGAAACCGGTCCTCAGCTCGTTTCTCTATTTTCCAGGTTTTAA